One part of the Gammaproteobacteria bacterium genome encodes these proteins:
- a CDS encoding substrate-binding domain-containing protein, which translates to MKNMNACLKGLAASFLMAAAVMQGVAQAADVAVIVNRSNPEALTIEQIKNIYSDRVTTWRSGQKIELYNLPDTQESREIFARNVLGMSGQASAAAESQRKTNNTLKNPSMTKRERLVVSIVAQKRNAIGYVPAYLVEDRKDIRVVKILKEAE; encoded by the coding sequence ATGAAAAACATGAATGCATGCCTTAAAGGCCTGGCGGCAAGTTTCCTGATGGCGGCGGCCGTGATGCAGGGCGTCGCGCAGGCGGCCGATGTGGCGGTGATCGTCAATCGATCCAATCCGGAGGCGCTCACAATTGAGCAAATCAAGAACATCTATTCAGATCGCGTCACCACCTGGCGCAGTGGACAGAAGATTGAGCTGTATAACCTGCCGGACACCCAGGAGTCCCGTGAAATATTTGCACGGAATGTCCTGGGGATGAGCGGGCAGGCCTCGGCCGCCGCGGAGTCGCAACGTAAAACCAACAATACCCTGAAGAATCCATCCATGACCAAGCGTGAGCGTCTGGTGGTATCGATTGTCGCCCAGAAACGCAATGCGATCGGCTATGTGCCCGCGTATCTGGTGGAAGACAGAAAGGATATTCGCGTGGTCAAGATCCTGAAAGAGGCGGAATAG
- the moaA gene encoding GTP 3',8-cyclase MoaA, giving the protein MLIDPFGRSIDYVRLSVTDRCDLRCFYCLPKGFRDFEEPEHWLTFDEIERVIRAFGALGTRRVRITGGEPLVRKDLPALAARLQHLPGIEDLSLSTNAVKLARHAQALYDGGVRRLNVSLDTLNPQRFQEITGGKLDKVIDGLMAAKAAGFSPIKINMVVMKGVNEDDVEAMVDFCIAHDFTLRFIETMPMGATGRDAVDHYVNLQTVRARLEQRFELIPGVMPGGGPARYLQVAGTRLRIGFITPISQHFCETCNRVRLSVDGTLYLCLGQENRFELRPLLRAGISDDELHAAIRLAITLKPERHEFGEKPSQVVRFMSMTGG; this is encoded by the coding sequence ATGTTAATCGATCCCTTTGGCCGCTCCATCGATTATGTCCGTCTGTCGGTCACGGATCGCTGTGACCTACGCTGTTTTTACTGCCTGCCCAAGGGTTTCAGGGATTTTGAGGAGCCGGAACACTGGCTGACTTTTGACGAGATCGAGCGCGTGATCCGCGCCTTCGGGGCGCTGGGCACCCGTCGGGTACGCATCACCGGCGGTGAGCCGTTGGTCCGTAAGGACCTGCCGGCACTGGCCGCCCGCCTGCAGCACCTGCCCGGCATCGAAGACCTCTCCCTGAGCACCAACGCGGTCAAACTGGCGCGCCACGCCCAGGCCCTGTACGACGGGGGGGTGCGTCGCCTCAACGTGAGCCTCGACACCCTCAACCCGCAGCGCTTCCAGGAGATCACCGGCGGCAAGCTCGACAAGGTCATCGACGGCCTGATGGCCGCCAAGGCCGCCGGCTTTTCCCCCATCAAGATCAACATGGTGGTAATGAAAGGCGTGAACGAAGACGACGTCGAGGCGATGGTGGATTTCTGCATCGCGCACGACTTCACCCTGCGCTTCATCGAGACCATGCCCATGGGCGCCACGGGCCGGGACGCCGTCGATCACTACGTAAACCTGCAAACGGTCCGTGCCCGGCTGGAACAGCGTTTTGAACTGATTCCCGGGGTGATGCCGGGCGGTGGCCCGGCGCGCTACCTGCAGGTCGCCGGCACCAGGCTGCGCATCGGTTTCATCACCCCGATCTCGCAACACTTTTGCGAGACCTGCAACCGGGTGCGGCTGTCGGTGGATGGCACGCTGTATCTGTGTCTGGGGCAGGAGAATAGATTTGAATTACGCCCCCTGCTGCGGGCGGGCATCTCGGATGACGAGCTGCACGCCGCCATTCGACTCGCCATCACCCTGAAGCCGGAACGCCACGAGTTCGGCGAAAAGCCCTCGCAGGTGGTGCGCTTCATGTCGATGACCGGGGGTTAG
- a CDS encoding 4Fe-4S dicluster domain-containing protein, translating to MTQLALVIDLNVCVGCHACVTSCKQWNTSGAAGSLMDDNPYGKDPTGTFFNRVQTYEVGEFPNTETIHFPKSCLHCEDPPCVPVCPTGASYKRAEDGIVLVDYDKCIGCKYCSWACPYGAREIDEKQKVMKKCTLCVDRIYDLTLPEAERKPACVLACPTSARLYGDVHDPESEVSRAICESGGYPLMPEWGTQPANHYLPRRKTRIKIHADELTRVDNPLKKDGHLPETDKNAPFLEDSTSW from the coding sequence ATGACGCAATTGGCCCTGGTCATCGACCTGAATGTGTGCGTCGGCTGTCATGCCTGTGTCACCAGCTGCAAGCAGTGGAACACCTCCGGCGCCGCCGGTTCGTTGATGGACGACAATCCCTACGGCAAGGACCCGACCGGCACCTTCTTCAACCGCGTACAGACCTATGAGGTGGGCGAGTTCCCCAATACGGAGACCATCCACTTCCCGAAGAGCTGCCTGCACTGCGAAGACCCGCCCTGCGTCCCGGTGTGTCCCACCGGCGCCAGCTACAAGCGTGCAGAAGACGGTATCGTGCTGGTGGATTACGACAAGTGCATCGGCTGCAAATACTGCTCCTGGGCCTGTCCCTACGGCGCGCGCGAGATCGACGAAAAACAGAAGGTGATGAAGAAGTGCACCCTGTGCGTGGACCGCATCTATGACCTGACCCTTCCCGAGGCCGAACGTAAGCCCGCCTGCGTGCTGGCCTGTCCGACCTCGGCACGCCTGTATGGCGACGTGCACGACCCGGAATCCGAGGTCTCACGCGCGATCTGCGAGAGCGGTGGCTATCCGCTGATGCCCGAGTGGGGCACCCAACCGGCCAACCACTATCTGCCACGCCGTAAGACCCGGATCAAAATCCACGCGGACGAACTCACGCGTGTCGATAATCCGCTCAAGAAGGATGGCCACCTGCCCGAGACCGACAAGAACGCCCCCTTCCTGGAGGACAGTACCAGCTGGTGA
- a CDS encoding DmsC/YnfH family molybdoenzyme membrane anchor subunit, which yields MHPAFSVIFLTTLIGAGQGLFLALMTAETFSHLGALPLQDNAFYSTGSLLVLGFLVAGLAASFFHLGHPERAWRSAAMWRTSWLSREVIALPAFMGIVFVYALLHYLDWNPTVFGTTALPETGLTLLVGIIGVVLCFALFICTAMIYACLKFLQEWHTPLTAINYTLFGMSSGFTLATAYAAQYSSEVTGLFGTWAIILTLAALVTRSASLLRNRRIKHRSSLRTAIGVRHSKIQQKSQGAMGGSFNTREFFHGKSLAFVRSIKWIFLLLVFPLPLLLLGMGLNNDNPTLLLMAFAVQYVGLLAERWFFFAQANHPQNLYYQTI from the coding sequence ATGCATCCCGCTTTTTCAGTGATTTTTTTGACCACGCTCATCGGCGCGGGCCAGGGCCTGTTCCTGGCGCTGATGACCGCCGAGACCTTCAGTCACCTCGGCGCCCTGCCGTTGCAGGACAACGCCTTTTACAGCACGGGCAGCCTGCTGGTGCTGGGGTTCCTGGTGGCCGGGCTGGCCGCCTCCTTTTTCCACCTGGGGCATCCGGAGCGGGCCTGGCGTTCCGCCGCCATGTGGCGCACCTCCTGGCTGTCACGGGAGGTCATTGCCCTGCCGGCCTTTATGGGCATCGTGTTTGTGTATGCCCTGCTGCACTATCTGGACTGGAATCCGACCGTGTTTGGCACCACCGCCCTGCCAGAGACCGGCCTCACCCTGCTGGTGGGCATCATCGGCGTGGTGCTGTGTTTCGCCCTGTTTATCTGCACCGCCATGATCTATGCCTGCCTGAAATTCCTGCAGGAATGGCACACCCCGCTGACCGCCATCAATTACACCCTGTTCGGCATGAGTTCCGGCTTCACCCTCGCCACCGCCTATGCGGCGCAGTACAGCAGCGAGGTCACCGGGCTGTTCGGCACCTGGGCGATCATCCTCACCCTCGCCGCCCTGGTCACACGCAGCGCGTCCCTGTTGCGCAACCGCCGCATCAAACACCGCTCCAGCCTGCGCACCGCCATCGGCGTGCGGCACAGCAAGATCCAGCAAAAATCGCAGGGCGCCATGGGCGGTTCGTTCAATACCCGCGAATTCTTCCACGGTAAATCCCTGGCCTTCGTCAGATCCATCAAATGGATCTTCCTGCTGCTGGTGTTCCCGCTGCCCCTGCTGCTGCTCGGCATGGGCCTGAACAACGACAACCCGACGCTGCTGCTGATGGCCTTTGCGGTGCAATACGTGGGGCTGCTCGCCGAACGCTGGTTCTTCTTTGCCCAGGCCAACCACCCGCAAAACCTGTATTACCAAACGATCTGA
- a CDS encoding D-hexose-6-phosphate mutarotase, producing MPASLQSRFPHPNVRFSRHDQLVMIDIVNDFGSARLTPYGGTLLSYVPRGGVDTLWLSDTAVYDGSKPVRGGVPVCWPWFGAYDATAMGAHPSDKDKKGHGFARYEQWEIESVSDQPGGATQVVLCLSPNEAIARVWPYNFKLQLAVTLGEALHVELIGENLSDRDWNVSEALHTYFRVAEAEGLRLRGLEGIRYLDKLRDGAATQNSTLTITPPLDCVFLDHSGSVVIEDPGHGREIEMHKHNSHSTIVWNPGEQGAKAFADMPNDQYHAMLCVEAGNAFDNAYTLSAGASHRMAMTITTRAV from the coding sequence ATGCCTGCTTCGCTACAGAGTCGTTTCCCCCACCCCAACGTCCGCTTCAGCCGACACGACCAGCTGGTGATGATCGATATCGTTAACGACTTCGGCAGCGCCCGACTGACGCCCTATGGCGGCACCCTCCTCAGTTATGTGCCCAGGGGCGGGGTCGACACCCTGTGGCTCAGCGATACCGCCGTCTATGACGGCAGCAAACCCGTGCGCGGCGGCGTGCCCGTGTGCTGGCCCTGGTTCGGCGCCTATGACGCCACCGCAATGGGCGCCCATCCCAGCGACAAGGACAAGAAAGGCCACGGTTTTGCCCGCTACGAGCAATGGGAGATCGAATCCGTCAGCGACCAGCCGGGCGGCGCGACCCAGGTAGTGCTGTGTCTTTCTCCCAATGAGGCGATCGCAAGGGTCTGGCCCTACAACTTCAAGTTACAGCTTGCGGTTACCCTCGGCGAGGCATTGCACGTCGAGCTGATCGGCGAAAATCTCAGTGATCGCGACTGGAATGTCAGCGAGGCCCTGCATACCTATTTTCGGGTCGCCGAGGCGGAGGGGCTCAGGCTCCGTGGTCTGGAAGGGATTCGTTACCTGGACAAGCTGCGCGACGGCGCCGCCACCCAGAACAGCACCCTCACCATCACCCCGCCGCTCGATTGCGTGTTCCTCGATCACAGCGGCAGCGTGGTCATCGAAGACCCCGGCCACGGCCGCGAGATCGAGATGCACAAACACAACAGCCACTCCACCATCGTCTGGAATCCCGGCGAGCAAGGCGCCAAGGCCTTCGCCGATATGCCCAACGACCAGTATCACGCCATGCTCTGCGTCGAGGCCGGCAACGCCTTCGACAACGCCTACACCCTCAGCGCCGGGGCATCACATCGCATGGCGATGACGATTACGACGCGGGCGGTTTGA